A stretch of the Fusobacterium perfoetens genome encodes the following:
- a CDS encoding ATP-binding protein codes for MYRKIFEYLKNWKNSLYRKPLILQGARQVGKTHSVLTFGKNEYENVAYFNFETDIRLKETFEENINPDYLIPILSRLSNQTIIKEKTLIFFDEIQLCERALTSLKYFCEQAPEYHIIVAGSLLGIAVNRQQISFPVGKVDIKTLYSMDMEEFLMAMGEDELIAAIKKSFEENTPMPSVLHDIAMEYYRKYLVVGGMPERVSKFRETGNYTLIRHTQEMILLSYLNDMSKYNVTNEIKKTRLVYDNITVQLSKENTRFQYKLVKSGGRASEFENAIEWLTLSGITSKIYGLEDIQKPLENYKNIDSFKIYISDIGLLCAKKEIVPEDILYLSNDFKGGMTENYVNVHLNINEYTQYYWKAPKGTSEVDFIIMREGKIIPVEVKSADNTRAKILETYMKKYKPEYAVKVSSKNFSFENNIKSIPLYAVFCI; via the coding sequence ATGTATAGAAAAATTTTTGAATATTTAAAGAATTGGAAAAATTCTCTATATAGGAAACCCCTTATTTTACAAGGTGCAAGACAAGTGGGTAAAACTCATTCTGTTCTTACATTTGGAAAAAATGAGTATGAAAATGTAGCATACTTTAACTTTGAAACGGATATAAGGCTGAAAGAAACCTTTGAAGAAAATATAAATCCCGATTATTTAATTCCAATTCTTTCAAGGCTTTCTAATCAAACTATCATAAAAGAAAAAACTCTTATTTTTTTTGATGAGATACAGCTTTGTGAAAGAGCTTTGACTTCACTTAAATATTTCTGTGAACAAGCTCCAGAATATCATATAATAGTTGCAGGAAGTTTATTGGGAATTGCAGTAAATAGACAGCAAATTTCTTTTCCTGTTGGTAAAGTTGATATAAAAACTTTATATTCTATGGATATGGAAGAATTTTTAATGGCAATGGGAGAAGATGAACTTATAGCAGCTATAAAAAAATCTTTTGAAGAAAATACACCTATGCCATCAGTTTTACATGATATTGCAATGGAATATTACAGAAAATATTTAGTCGTTGGCGGAATGCCTGAACGTGTAAGTAAGTTCAGAGAAACAGGAAACTACACTTTAATCAGACATACACAAGAAATGATTTTATTAAGTTATCTTAATGATATGAGCAAATATAATGTAACAAATGAAATTAAAAAGACAAGACTCGTTTATGATAATATTACAGTTCAGCTTTCTAAAGAAAATACAAGATTTCAATATAAATTAGTTAAAAGTGGAGGGAGAGCTTCTGAATTTGAAAATGCAATAGAGTGGCTTACTTTGTCAGGAATAACTTCTAAAATATATGGTCTTGAAGATATACAGAAACCTTTGGAAAACTATAAGAATATAGATTCATTCAAAATTTATATATCAGATATAGGGCTTTTATGTGCTAAGAAAGAGATAGTTCCTGAAGATATTTTGTATCTATCAAATGATTTCAAAGGTGGTATGACAGAGAATTATGTTAATGTGCATCTAAATATTAACGAATACACTCAATATTATTGGAAAGCTCCAAAAGGAACATCAGAGGTTGACTTTATAATAATGAGAGAGGGAAAAATAATTCCTGTGGAAGTTAAATCAGCAGATAACACAAGAGCAAAGATCCTTGAAACTTATATGAAAAAATATAAACCAGAGTATGCTGTGAAAGTTTCAAGCAAGAACTTTAGTTTTGAAAATAATATAAAAAGCATTCCTTTATATGCTGTATTTTGTATATAA